One genomic region from Drosophila busckii strain San Diego stock center, stock number 13000-0081.31 chromosome 3R, ASM1175060v1, whole genome shotgun sequence encodes:
- the LOC108604843 gene encoding homeobox protein slou, giving the protein MVMLQSPAQKLNSDNIGSQPTAVGGLMSPNSHPDSPKSNTSPELANTGGNSNSNSNNSSSSNSELLNVNSSSANATAAKIPKFIISASAQCVKQEQDLRFNIERLKQMSSEGSLLSRLSPNAEQQDKEKSNNNNNSSNNNNNIINARRSQSPPSAGGFNLPVQQRKLLELNAVRHLARPEPLQHPHAALLQQHPHLLQNPQFLAAAAAQQQHMQQQQQHQHHHHQHHHPAHPHAHLPAGAVFQLRAPVAPPSPAASPLSPPTSPGSGAAQHTPVDPTVNLPPAPHSSQTAAAPQPPSSAAASDMDLERIKLVAAVANARSNQQQQQQQQQQQQAPCPATASSSSSTSPPTGRDLSDYGFRIQLGGLAAAAAAAAATSRQIAAANYARSDTSEELNVDGNDEDSNDGSGSHSTPSVCPVDLTRSVPSNGNANTSSASTSAASDREATKRLAFSVENILDPNKFTGNNSKAAAAAAAAAAFGHARPWGYERDEDMQEQLDDEHSEDMSAQDLNDMDQDDMCDDGSDIDDPSSETDSKKGGSRNGDGKSQGGGGGSKPRRARTAFTYEQLVSLENKFKTTRYLSVCERLNLALSLSLTETQVKIWFQNRRTKWKKQNPGMDVNSPTLPPPAGGSFGPGAYASSLLYPHAVPYPPYGPYFHPLGAHHLGHSHS; this is encoded by the exons ATGGTGATGTTGCAATCGCCAGCACAAAAGCTTAACAGCGACAACATTGGCTCACAGCCCACAGCGGTTGGTGGCCTAATGAGTCCCAATTCGCATCCCGATTCGCCCAAGTCCAACACCTCGCCGGAGTTGGCCAACAcgggcggcaacagcaacagcaatagcaacaacagcagcagcagcaacagcgagcTGCTCaacgtcaacagcagcagcgccaacgcTACTGCAGCCAAAATACCCAAATTCATTATCAGCGCCAGTGCTCAGTGCGTTAAACAGGAGCAGGATCTGCGCTTTAATATTGAGCGCTTGAAGCAAATGAGCAGCGAAGGCAGCTTGCTGAGTCGTCTCAGTCCCAATGCCGAGCAGCAGGATAAGGAAAAgtccaacaacaataacaacagcagcaacaataataataatattattaatgcgCGTCGCTCGCAGTCGCCACCCAGCGCTGGTGGTTTCAACTTGCCTGTACAGCAACGCAAACTGCTGGAACTTAATGCTGTGCGTCATTTGGCGCGTCCGGAGCCACTGCAGCATCCGCATgccgcgctgctgcagcaacatccACATCTGCTGCAAAATCCACAATTTctagctgccgctgcagcacaacagcaacatatgcagcagcagcagcaacatcaacatcatcatcaccagcaTCATCATCCAGCGCATCCACATGCGCATTTGCCTGCTGGCGCTGTCTTCCAACTGCGTGCGCCCGTTGCGCCGCCCTCACCAGCTGCATCGCCTTTGTCGCCACCCACTTCTCCAGGCAGTGGCGCTGCCCAGCATACACCCGTCGATCCAACAGTCAATCTGCCACCTGCGCCACATTCCAGCCAAACAGCCGCAGCACCGCAGCCGCCTTCATCAGCTGCAGCCAGCGACATGGACTTGGAGCGCATTAAGCTGGTTGCTGCGGTAGCCAACGCACGCtccaaccagcagcagcagcagcaacagcaacaacaacagcaagcgccCTGCCCTGCCactgcgagcagcagcagcagcacttctCCACCCACTGGCCGCGATTTAAGTGATTACGGCTTTAGAATACAATTGGGTGGCCTGgcggccgcagcagctgccgccgcagccACTTCAAggcaaattgctgcagctaattATGCACGCAGTGATACGAGCGAAGAACTCAATGTGGATGGCAACGATGAGGACAGCAATGATGGCTCCGGTTCGCATAGCACGCCGTCG GTTTGTCCGGTGGACTTGACACGCTCCGTGCccagcaatggcaatgccaataCCAGCTCAGCTTCAACTAGCGCCGCCAGCGATCGTGAGGCCACCAAGCGTTTGGCCTTCTCGGTGGAGAATATACTGGATCCCAATAAGTTTACGggcaacaatagcaaagcagccgcagcggcagcagctgctgcagccttTGGACATGCGCGTCCTTGGGGCTATGAGCGCGATGAGGATATGCAGGAGCAGCTGGATGATGAGCATAGCGAGGACATGTCTG CTCAGGATCTCAATGACATGGATCAGGATGATATGTGCGATGATGGCAGCGACATTGATGATCCCAGCAGCGAAACTGATTCCAAAAAAGGCGGCAGTCGCAACGGCGATGGCAAATCccaaggcggcggcggtggctcCAAGCCGCGACGTGCGCGCACCGCCTTCACCTATGAGCAGCTGGTGTCGCTAGAgaataaattcaaaactaCGCGCTATCTAAGCGTCTGCGAGCGACTCAATCTGGCGCTGAGTCTGAGCCTAACTGAAACACAG GTTAAAATTTGGTTTCAGAATCGCCGCACCAAGTGGAAGAAACAAAATCCGGGCATGGATGTCAACAGTCCgacgctgccgccgcctgcgGGCGGCTCCTTTGGACCCGGTGCCTATGCCAGCAGTCTGCTCTATCCACATGCCGTGCCCTATCCACCCTACGGACCCTACTTCCATCCTTTGGGCGCTCACCATTTGGGGCATTCGCACTCATAA